The proteins below come from a single Synechococcus sp. WH 8101 genomic window:
- the groES gene encoding co-chaperone GroES → MAAVSLSVSTVKPLGDRVFVKVSESEEKTAGGILLPDTAKEKPQVGEVVQVGPGKRNDDGSRQAPEVGVGNKVLYSKYAGTDIKLGSDEYVLLSEKDILAVVD, encoded by the coding sequence ATGGCAGCTGTTTCCCTCAGCGTCTCCACCGTCAAACCCCTTGGAGATCGCGTTTTCGTCAAAGTGTCTGAGTCGGAGGAGAAGACCGCCGGTGGCATCCTTCTGCCTGATACCGCCAAGGAAAAGCCCCAGGTGGGCGAGGTGGTCCAGGTGGGTCCCGGCAAGCGCAACGACGACGGCTCCCGTCAAGCCCCGGAAGTGGGCGTGGGCAACAAGGTCCTCTACAGCAAGTACGCCGGCACCGACATCAAGCTCGGCAGCGATGAGTATGTGCTGCTGTCTGAAAAAGACATTCTCGCCGTCGTGGACTGA
- the atpD gene encoding F0F1 ATP synthase subunit beta gives MAAAAPASAGTKGVVRQVIGPVLDVEFPAGKLPKILNALRIEGTNATGQQVALTAEVQQLLGDHRVRAVAMSSTDGLVRGMEAVDTGAAISVPVGEATLGRIFNVLGEPVDEQGPVNATATAPIHREAPKLTELETKPKVFETGIKVIDLLAPYRQGGKVGLFGGAGVGKTVLIQELINNIAKEHGGVSVFGGVGERTREGNDLYEEFKDSGVINADDLSKSKVALCYGQMNEPPGARMRVGLSALTMAEHFRDVNKQDVLLFIDNIFRFVQAGSEVSALLGRMPSAVGYQPTLGTDVGALQERVASTVEGSITSIQAVYVPADDLTDPAPATTFAHLDATTVLNRALASKGIYPAVDPLDSTSTMLQPAVVGDEHYRTARAVQSTLQRYKELQDIIAILGLDELSEDDRRTVDRARKIEKFLSQPFFVAEIFTGMPGKYVKLEETIAGFNQILAGELDHLPEQAFYLVGNIDEVKAKAEKINAESK, from the coding sequence ATGGCCGCTGCTGCTCCCGCCTCCGCCGGTACCAAGGGTGTTGTCCGTCAGGTGATCGGCCCGGTTCTGGACGTGGAATTTCCAGCCGGCAAGCTGCCCAAGATTCTGAATGCGCTCCGGATTGAGGGCACCAATGCCACCGGTCAGCAGGTGGCACTCACCGCCGAGGTCCAGCAGCTGTTGGGTGATCACCGCGTCCGCGCCGTGGCCATGAGCAGCACCGACGGGTTGGTGCGTGGCATGGAAGCAGTCGACACCGGTGCCGCCATCTCGGTTCCCGTTGGTGAAGCCACCCTCGGTCGCATCTTCAACGTGCTTGGCGAACCCGTTGATGAACAGGGTCCGGTGAACGCCACTGCCACAGCTCCGATTCACCGCGAAGCTCCCAAACTCACCGAACTCGAAACCAAGCCCAAGGTGTTCGAGACCGGGATCAAGGTGATCGACCTGCTCGCGCCCTATCGCCAGGGCGGCAAGGTGGGCCTGTTCGGTGGTGCCGGTGTCGGCAAAACCGTGCTGATTCAGGAGCTGATCAACAACATCGCCAAGGAGCACGGTGGTGTGTCCGTGTTCGGTGGCGTGGGTGAGCGCACCCGCGAAGGCAATGATCTCTACGAGGAATTCAAGGATTCCGGTGTGATCAACGCCGACGACCTCTCCAAGTCGAAGGTGGCTCTCTGCTACGGCCAGATGAACGAGCCCCCCGGCGCTCGCATGCGCGTGGGCCTGTCGGCTCTCACCATGGCTGAGCACTTCCGTGATGTGAACAAGCAGGACGTGCTGCTGTTCATCGACAACATCTTCCGTTTCGTTCAGGCTGGATCCGAAGTGTCCGCCCTGCTGGGTCGCATGCCTTCCGCTGTGGGCTATCAGCCCACCCTCGGCACAGACGTAGGCGCCCTGCAAGAGCGCGTCGCTTCAACTGTGGAAGGTTCGATCACCTCGATCCAGGCGGTCTACGTCCCCGCTGACGACCTCACAGACCCGGCACCGGCCACCACCTTCGCCCACCTCGATGCCACCACGGTGTTGAACCGTGCCCTGGCTTCCAAAGGGATTTATCCGGCTGTGGATCCCCTCGACTCCACCAGCACCATGCTGCAACCGGCTGTGGTGGGTGATGAGCACTACCGCACCGCCCGTGCTGTGCAGTCCACCCTGCAGCGCTACAAGGAATTGCAAGATATCATCGCGATTCTGGGTCTGGACGAACTGTCCGAAGACGATCGCCGCACCGTGGATCGCGCCCGCAAGATCGAGAAGTTCCTCTCCCAGCCCTTCTTCGTGGCTGAGATCTTCACCGGCATGCCTGGCAAGTATGTGAAGCTCGAAGAAACCATCGCTGGCTTCAATCAGATCCTGGCCGGTGAGCTCGACCACCTTCCTGAACAGGCCTTCTATCTCGTTGGCAACATCGACGAGGTCAAAGCCAAGGCTGAGAAGATCAACGCTGAATCCAAGTGA
- the atpC gene encoding ATP synthase F1 subunit epsilon: MSLTLRVLAPDQNVFDGRADEVILPSTTGQLGILPGHVSLLAALDVGVLRVRDTNGWQSIALMGGFAEVEADEVTVLVNSAELGSSINASEAEADLEQARAAVTRMEGQSPSPEKVKAQQTLDRARARVQAAK, translated from the coding sequence ATGTCACTCACCCTTCGCGTTCTGGCCCCAGACCAGAACGTTTTTGATGGACGTGCTGATGAGGTGATCCTCCCCAGCACCACCGGTCAACTCGGCATCCTCCCCGGCCATGTGTCGTTGCTTGCGGCACTGGATGTGGGAGTCTTGCGCGTCCGCGACACCAATGGCTGGCAATCCATCGCGTTGATGGGAGGCTTTGCCGAAGTGGAAGCCGATGAAGTGACGGTGCTCGTGAATTCGGCCGAACTAGGCAGCAGCATCAATGCCAGTGAAGCTGAAGCCGATCTGGAGCAAGCCCGAGCGGCCGTGACTCGCATGGAAGGTCAGTCACCGTCTCCAGAGAAGGTAAAGGCACAGCAGACCCTCGATCGAGCCCGCGCCCGCGTTCAGGCAGCCAAATAA